The window CTGGAAATGTTGCTTCTCAAAAATATGGTGGTAGCCAGTGAAACTTGCTTTTCCTGGTCTGGTCTGTGCACTTATGGATGCTGGGACTCAATAGCACTAATTTGTATGTGTTTACTTCTTTGTCAAGTACTTTGCCTGATAAttttaaggcatttttaaaatgtgtaataAAGTTTCTAGAATGCATCACTGGTCTCCTTTTTTCTCATggatggaaaaacagaaaatgaaattttaaaaaatagcctAGCATAGCACCTGAGTAACTTTGTAAAAAGTCCAGTACATGCTTACTTTTGAAAACATGTTGCAGGTAAGTGTTGTGAAGCAGGGAAAGGAGTCAAGACAcatgctgctgttcctgtgaaCTTTTCTTCCATCTAGCACAGATTCATTGTGCAATTAGTTCAGTGTCTCAGAGGATAAGTCTGCTTTAGAGGTTAGTAACCCTGTGTCTTTAAAGTCTTATTGCTGATAAAACTGTAGTGAGCATCTGCTCCATCATTACAGTAAGTCTCTATCAGGGCAAAGCATGCAGAATGTGGTGGAGCCATGTCTTCTCTCTTAGCACAGATGACAAATTCAGTGGTTTTTTCCATTGTACAAAGTTATCAAGAACTTGAGAAGGGGTCTACTCCCTCTTCTTCCCTCCAAGTCTGTCAGTTTTCCTCTATGgattgataatttttttttttaaatagtcaTTTTTGgatccttaaaaaataaaatccttctaTATTCAGGGGCATTTAATTTACTTTGGCTGTAATTAACAAGCAACAGTTCCTCTTAAAGGAGACTTACTGTGGTATCTGCTTTATAGCATATTCTTCCTCACAGCATACTCACTGCCTTTTTCCTCTGTATCAGGAtgctctctgctggggcagcagacagagaaaagggTCAAGCAGAAGTTGTTGACAGAAATAGTTCTGAAGTGGTGAAAAACTGCGAGATTTGAGAATGGAGatgaaaatgctgtaaaaatagACTAAGAGATACATGAatgaaagagcagcaggagtgtCAGCATTAAGTGAATGTAAATTTTGTGTGAGGTAGCATTTCACAATAGAATAAAGCAAAGAGTAATTCCCTTTTAGGCAGGAAGAGCTGGGTGATACTCTTTTGTTTATACTATAAAATTTGTCAAGCAATAAGAATGTCAGGATACTTTCTGGCTGTTCTGGCTCTGTGTTTACACCTGCTGTCCTGTTACTTACACAACAGCACTACTGATATTTTTTAGACATATTCTTTCTTCCACAACACCTCTTAAAAGTTAATGCAGCTCATTAAGCTTTgaaccagccctggcaggggccACCAACAGATCAAATGTTCTGCTGCTGAAGAGGAAATAAACACAGTTATGGCTCTTCACAGCTGCCTTACAACCTATCAACAGTGAAATTATAGATCCTCAGAAACCTGGGGCTAGAACAATGAGAAAAGTTGGTTTGttgaaaaggggtttttttcttacaggTGTTGCCActctgagaaggaaaaattgcAGAACTCAGTTTTGGCACCTGGTTTTGCAAAACATATGCCGAGGAGTACTTTGACATTTTCTGGAGTAGTACTAATTACACTGATAAATAATAATGCATTAATGTAATCAGAaaacttgttttctttaatgATAAAGTATCTTATTTGATTATGAGGTAAACTCTCAACAAATATTACTTGTTTGTTATGGTCATCTATGTCTTTATTTGTTCTAAACATAGGTATTTGGAACAATAAACACAGTAAGCACCTTGGAAAGTTGGGGTTGTATCCAGATTGATTAATAGGCACTCTGGATGATTTTGAACAGAAATGCACAGAGTATCATAGCAAAATCTTGAGGCTAAGTAGCCATGCCCTTTTTTTCACAAAGAGGGAAGATAGAAAATTGTTATCTTAGTAGTGAAGATGCTTAGCTTCATATCCACAAGTAGGCCCCTGTTCAATAAAGTGCTTGGTAAGTATGGAAATCATACCCCTAGGCTCTTCTAATGAAATTGTGATAAAAACTTTCTTTAATACAGTATAGAAGAGCCTCTTCAAACCTCAAATACAATAGCAATAATTTTGCTTGTTCTCTTGATCACCAGAGTGCTCATTTACTTTGATGAAACAAGACATTAATTGTATTGTACTTTTGCACATGACTAGTTCTCATGTCTAATTCTATAGGTTAAACTTAGCTCAGTCACCTGTAGCTGAGGCTGGTCTGTGACATGGTtacaaatcaaagcaaaaaaacccattcaaaacacagctcctctggcatTTCTGTTGTTACTGATGCTGCAAAACACATTTATCTTGATGTGGTGTTACTTCCTAACTCAGTTATGCCATGGCTCCAGGGTGTCAAGGAAAATAGATGTCTTCAATAACACCTATTAGACAATGTGTGTACATGGTGCTCCACAATTCAATGAAGTGGTGAGCAGATGGAAGCATGGGGGTGAAATGATGCCCAGAAAAGCTCTTCTGCTTTTACCTGTCTAGAAGACTGAATGCTGTTGACAGATGTTTTGGCTGTGCAGGGTGCTTATAGTTCACTCTGCACTGATATTTGTGTGTTTATAAGCTTGATATCTTCTGTCACCTTCACTTTCTCTGTAAGGAGAGAAAATATCCCGAGTTATGGCCTCAGAGAGTCTTGTCTTGGTGAGCACAAGGGATGCACAAGGTCTGAACCCATTCACTACCCGAGCTGGTCAAGCCCAGTGCACCCTGGAGAGGGGTAGGGCCCAGAGTGCCTCTGCTTCGAACATCCCAGATTTGATGCTGGCCTTGTCCTCTGCTGACCAATCCCAATATTGCAATTCCTAAACTCCGTTGTCCCCTTGGAAGTCAAATGCTGCTCTTTTGAAAGAGTAATAATTTGTGTTATAGTCTGAGATTGTCCATAGTCTGTGGAACTATGCAGACTATACAGAGCTGTGCAAATGAAGGAAATTATGTCATATAAGACTACTGATAATCAGAGgctggttttggtggttttcatGTAGCAGAGTCTCTGGTGTTCCTCCTGGAgaggccctgctgcccagcagggtAGGTGGCTGTGGCACATCAGTTCACACCAGGGTCGTGAGAGGAAATATGACCTTGCTGCTATGCTGAATGAGGCTCCTGACATTTGCTTCCTTTTGGATGGATCACACATGATTGCCTCTGAGTGCTCTGAGGTCAGTTCATGCATGTTCTACATTTTAGCATTATCTGCTGGAAGTTCTAGTCCCTGTTTAGGTATTTTTCTGGTGGATGTTTAGACAGCTGTACTCCAGAAGTCTGTATTTATGTTAGGCATCTTTCAGTGCCATGATCCAGCAGGTACTATCTGAATGGCAGTGTAGTAATCCCTGGGTGAAAAAGCTTTGTAGTAAATATATCCAGAATTCTTTTCTCTCAAGTTTGCATTATGTTCTCATTCAGACTTCCTCCATTGATCTTTCAGCAGGTTGAAGGCTAATAGGGAGATGGTGTTTGGTGTACAAGCTTCTTTGCCCTGGAGAAATGTCAAAACTTTAGGTGGTGAATCATAACCTGCTATAAGATCAGtcacatttttggttttgtacaCTGGAAAAAGTCAATCCAGAAATGACTGAAGGAGACTTAGTAGCTCCTTCTAGTTGTTCAGAGCAGAAATCTATCAGAGCAATAAAGACAGTTTATGCAGTCCAGCTCAGTCAGAGATATGTTTCTACCCTGTTTAATAAGGTAGAGGAATGGCAATTGCAATGTGGGAGTTGTCTGGAGCAGGTAAGTAAGTTTTAAGACTGATTGCCCTATAAGCAACTAGTAGACATCCTGGGATCACTGATTGACTCTAAAATCCCAGCAAATAAGTAAACACAGGCATTGATGAATGCTGACAGGAATGGTGAGTTTAAAATTAGGCATTGTATCATTCCTCACGTCACACTTTCCTTCTTGCAAATCAACCCCACTTCATTCAGAGTTTGAACTTTCCTTGACCTCCGCCTTTCCTGTTTGCTGGTTGttcccctctttcttctcaTGTATTACTCTGTACATGAACCCTTACCTACATTCATCAATGCAACCCCTGCCATGTAACAATCTCTACAGTTTCTTATTAATTTCACATTGCATTTTGTGTTGTCTTCAATATTATATTTGACTGTCTACAGTTACCCATCCCCTTTGCTGCAAAGCTGCCACTGATTATTCTCCACTATGTGCAATCACTTCCTTTCATCCTCAGTGAGCTGTACATGTCTTTTTCCATATGTATCTTTGCTAGGGTCATTCTGAATGCTGActctgtcctgcagcactgccatccCTCACAGCTTGCAGTCACCTCTAGATTTACTAAGTGAGCTCTTCCctgtgggagctgagcagggagtgagGCTGTCCAAGGCACAGCATCACgaagggagcagagagagggaacTAAACCACCGAGAAGGTTTTCCTCTTGTGCTTCGTGCTCTGTCCCTGGTGAGCAGCACGTCGTGAGGCCAGGCACCACTTGCTCCCCCACAGCCGAGTGCATTTCCAGGTGCATTTccttgctgtgtgctctgctgagtgctgcctggctgagcccagctcctgcaggccagGCTTTTAAGGTCCTAGGCCAGCCTGAAGTGATTTTTGAGTCAAGTTAGGTGGCACGAAGATATGCACTCCTGAATATTCCTGCCTTTCCAAGAGTCCACCGAGCTTTTCTTAGCCACGTGTTCTAAGCTGTGGCAAAAGGAGTTAAGCACTAcaaaaaaatttcccctttGCAGCTGAAATGTTGCTTCTGAGTGTGTGTCCCTCCTTGCTGCCTTTTATGATAAGAGGATGGATGGATTTCCCAATTTACTCTTCTAAACACACTCAGTACTTTGAATATCTAGATTTGTCTCTTCTCTGCCTGACAGTGAGAACTGAGCTTTCACCTCTTGCAGAAATATGTCTGTGCTTCTAATTGTTGTCACCTGTGTCTGCACTCCTGAATTTCTGCTGTGAGTTTTGCAGTGGGATATTCAGAAAGAGTTCCAGGCCAGAGATGACCTTTGCATTTCTATATTATTAATTTCTCCTGTTTTGCAGGTGAAAATTTGAATTGCTCCAGGGAGCAAAGATTTCCACTGAGCAGTGAACAAGAGCTCTTCTGTGCTTCTTACAGAGGAGCCACAGTTACTACAGACTGAGGAACCTAAGATAGGTTCTCACCTGCAAATTACCACCTATTTATCAACCTAATTTAAGTTTCAAGGCTCAAACAGATGTTATTCTTGAAACCTATTGTGGGTGAAGGAGCCTATTGCTgactgcaggagcacagcattGGTTGCCTATGGTACAGTACTGCTTCAGTTTCACCTCAGCCATCTTGTTTACTTTTCCCAGCAAGATGGGGAGAGAATTGAAAGGGTAAAAGTGAGCAAAGCAGTGAGCcgagataaagacagtttaataggtaaagcaaatcagaacaaggaattcattcagtGCTTTACATCAGCAGGCAGGTGTCGAGCTATCTCCAGGAAAGCCAAGCTCCATCCATGACTGTGACTTGGGAAGACCAACACCATCACTCTGAAGATGTCtgtccctttctcctccccagcttTTATGGCAGAGCATGACAGCATACAGTGGGAGAAATCCCTTTGGCACTTGtgtcagctctcccagctctgtcaccccccaactccttgtgcacccccagctgCCTCACTGGTGGGGTGGGAAACAGGAATGAGATTGTACAAGCCCTGCTGAGCAAAAGCTAAAATAtccctgtgttatcaacattgTTTTGGTCACAGATCTAAAACAGAGCGCCATAAAAGCTGCTATGAAGAcaattaactctatcccagccagtACAAATACTTATATAGAACTGAGCAAAATCTGATACttttcagctttggcctcagaTGAAACAAGCCAGAAGTGCCATTGCAGTGCTTTTGTAATCATTATCTCTTATTTATTTGCATTGCCAGAGTGCATCCCTACCACTTGTATTTGGCTTAGTTGTTCCTTCCAGAAGAACATCCTAACTGCTTCCAGACATCTGAGAAGCCAGAGGAGCCAGCATCCCTTTGGTAGTCTTCCCAAATGCTAATAATTTCCTAAGGATTTGACAATACACTGAACAACATCTGTCTCCTTGATGACCCTCCTGTGCACTGGAGGGTCTATTGGGTTCCCCTGAAGGCATCCCTCCTCCAGACTGAGCCAGCCCAGTTACCCTTGCATCTCCTCAGGGGCAAGTGATAGAGTTCTCATCCCCTTGAAGCCCCTCACTCCACTTTTTCCATGGCCTTCCTGTATTCTGAGCCTTCAAACTGAATACTCTGCCTCAGATGCAGTcaacaattcccaaaaaacccattCCTTCCCTCTAACTGCCGGCCAAACTTCTGTTAACACAGCCCAAACTGGGAACTTATCCAGATGAAACCCcacaaaatgacaaaacacAGGTAtcttggggtttgttttcaaaGACAAAGGTGTCTCCAAATCTCGTTCAcatgcagctgtgccagcagtaCTGGAACAGTACTATACCATAATAGCCAAAGAGAAGGAAGGGTAGCAAAGGGCTTGAGGAAATCAATGCTATGATCAGGAGTTGCAGCCTCATTTGTATCCCCAGCCCCTCAATTTTACTCTTTTCTTCCTAAGGAAGTAACTGCTTAATACTTAAAGTTTTGTGCCCATAAATGTCTCCACGTACCAAAACACTCCATACAGTGCAAGCACAATCAGCTGCACTACATTTTCAAATGCatgatttcagaaaaaaagggcAGATGTTCAGAATATTTCTCAAAAGCGCCTCATTTGGGCTTTATGATAGCCAGTAAGGCAAGgctgaaaaaaatacatcatcTGATCAAATAACATCTGTATGTAGCTGCAGTACTTGTTCCTCTTCCTTCAAAGTGCATTGGATTCATCAATTATCACACTTGAGCACTTAGTTACTCaaaataaatcattaaaatGTCCATGAGGATTTTACTATAGTGTTGTTCAGGATGCCTATTCTGAAATAATGGAGAAATGTATTATCTAGTCAAAAGGACAAGCTTATCATTTATGACCCTATTAAAGAAGATGTTATAAAATTCACTGTTGCATTTGAAAATTGTCGATATTGAGATGATGGATTTTCTTTGATTACAGCTGGCAGCAAGCAGTGCTAGACTATAGCCAAGGAAGCCTAGTATGGGATTcaataaaaaaaaggacaacAAAAAGAATTACTGATTGCAAATTTATTACATGGAACAGCAAATTCCAGACAACTGAGTCACAAAATAGACAACCAGTGCAATGGGAAGTCTCTTTCCTTTATGTAAACCAAGTCATTGAGCTGGTAAATGAATCCATGAACTTCACATTCCACGATATTCTGAAAGAAATTAACACAGTATCAGATTTTATGTTGAGATGTTGATCTGAATATGACTTACTACTCAGTTCTGTACATCTGGTTCTTTTCAAAGTTAGGAATTAAATAGCTTCAGATTCTAAAACGAGAAGATTCTGATATTTAAAGGTCTAGAAAAGCACCGAGATCTGTTATTTGTACTCAAACATGAATCCTTTCTTCTCACACAGTTCTCTTTGTACCATGTTTTAACCATGCTGACCTTATTTTAGGGTATGGGAGCATGGCAAAGAAAACCATCCCTCTGTCAAGGGGGTGCCCTCTAAGTCTCTGAGCATGGAAAAACCCTATGTTTCTGTTAACACAGCTCTTAGTGGCCATGTGAAATGTTTGTTTCTAGGTTTGTAATGCTTCTCAGTACCTTCTTTTCTCATGAGGGTCACCATTGGTGAAATATCAGAAGAAATTCTTGACACTTTTGGTTGCCTACTTACCACTGCCTTCAATAGTTCTTCCATTTCGAGGCTGTAAAACATAATAATTAGATGATTGTAAAGAAGCAATGGATTACAGACTTAGAAGCACACCAAAATACCTCCCCATCATGCAGACAGGCTACTACATAAAACTGCAgtgagatttttctttaaaacaacaTGTCAAATACCAGAGGGATCCATGCAGGATGAGTTATGCTTTTGAATATGAGAAATTTTCATTCAGACTCTGCCCAAAAAGCTAAACATTCTGGCTTTAATTATTCTCATTCAGGATCTGGGTTTAAATTCATAGGTGTAGTAAAGGCACATGCCTAAGAAAGAGCATGTAAATACCAGCACTGAAAGAACCTAGATGAACATACTAGAAACAATAAATAACTTGAAATTAAGCATAAATGACAGCGGAATTGGTACTGTGGTTACCTGACATGACCTActttacagtattttaaatttttttaaaatgtgttgaaGATATTCCTAAAAATTAGTTTGGTATTAATCAGAGTGTATCCAAACCAGCACACTGGCCATCAGACCATGTCATAGCTCAGGAAGCCAGTGGGTGAAAGGTGTCAGAGAAATTATGAtaattttgctttggtttttccCCATTATGCAGTGTGACTTTGCTTCCTGGGCAGACCTTTCAGACCAGGTGAGCACTCAGCTCAGTTTGATCTAATTTATTTAGCATCAGTGCACCTTGACAGTCTCACAGATACAAGCCACATGGATGATTTGGCTCAAGATAAAACATTTGCAGAGGCATATCTTCAAACAAAAAGAAGTGTTTAATCTACCAGTACCCCAGATCTCATTATCTTGTCATCTTTTAGTCAAACCAGAGCTTTTTGAGTAAATGGCTCCCTAAGCTTTCAAGCATAGGGATATTTGGCCTCTATTCAAAACAACTGCAGCTAGAATTTGTGAAACAGCTGCTCATCTATGAACATATAACAATGTCTGAGATTTAcaatctttaaaataaagagaTTCAGATAccctgaaaaggaagaaaggccGTCCCAGAGTTCCATGACTATCCTATAAAATCAAAGACAAACGATAACAAAATACTTTAAACTCAATTCCATAGATCTATTGCCAAATTTTACTATTCTATCAGAATATTGGTAATTTGGagccttttccagcagcatgCAAACAAGATGTTGATAGTCCCCAATGCCCATTCATCTGGAATGCTGATTAAAAGTTATTGCCTGAAGGACATGGTGTCTAATGTAAATAAACTAGATTAACATAATTAAAGATTCACAGGGTTTagaagaaatataaaagaaagCTTTAAACATAGGGTATGAGCAGGGTCAGCACAGATCACTTCCCAACCACTGGAAAAACCCAGGCTGACtttaaaagaaacaaggaaaaggaCATACTTCCCTATCCACTGCTACTGCCACTGCTTGTCTTCATATTTACATACCTTCTTTGCAAGGTTTGCAGAAGCAATCTGTGATTCCTGCAAGTGGACACTGTAGGTTAATCAAGGTGCTGGCACGTTTTGGTTTGTTACAGTGACCCTCTGTTACTGATGAGCTTGGAACACTCCGTGTGAGAAGAGAGAACCTTACACTTACCACAGAGAGATGTAAGAACAGCAGCAAATGGATCTTTTAAAAGACTGATGTGAAGTCTTGCCTGGAAGTTACTCAGTTCATTTCCATCATTCAACAGGCTTCCCCTGCTGTACAGCAAAGTGCAACTGTGCTCTGGGGGgtgaggcagagctcagcctggagctccaCTCCTCAGGCTCGAATTGTACTGATAGCTCTTATCTTGTTAAAATGGGGCTGCCCTTCACCTTTCAGACTGCCCTTGGTTTTAACCCAGGAAAGATTGCTGGGTTAAAGCCCTCCCCTGCACTCTTTATTCTTCAGAAAATTGCTCATTTTTCTACTCAGTCTTACTTCAAGGAATAGAAGCTTTCCCCATGACTTTATGTGAGCAAAGTTCACCATTTGATGCAGTCCTAAACCTGCAGCCTGGTTTGGGACCCTCCTGCCCAtgacacagcagccaggctgcatgctcccagccagccaggaatgggatggCTGTGTGCCATCAGTCACCCATCATGAGTGGGTTTGGTTACCTGGAGTGGGCTTGAGGAACAAACACGTGTCATGGGCAAGAATGTGACAGGGGAGAACGCAGGAAAGCATGTGGGTGGGAAACTGCGGAGAAGgagttttaaaagacaaaatacaCAAGCAAGCAAAAGGGAATCATGGTTCAGGATATGAGAAGAGGATTTCTTTGGTTCAAGCTGCAAGACAACAATTTATAGAGCAACCAACATCAACTTACAGGGCTATGAAATACTAGGCAAATACAAAATGCTTGCTCAATCAAGGTGCTTTGAAGGATGCAAAGGAGGCTACTACAGAGTGACAATATGAGTGCTACCTTTGTTCTGATTTGATTATTACACACCAAGCAATGATAGAGACTGGCTCATGACTCAGCCTGCAGTTTCAACTACCCTAATTTATAACAGGTGAGAGATTACTATGTGGAAGAAATATGGTAAAAACTGAGCTTTTAAATATCTTTGGGCTGGAAATCTCAAATACACAGAAAAGTGATGGGACACTGATGTTAAATATTCTTAGTTCtcacaaaacattttaagtTCCCCAGGCAGGGTTCGAGGCCCATTCATACCCAAATTGCCATGGACTTTGCCTTTCACAGTGCTGAGGCCTCATTCCTTCTCTTAAGACACCATCAACCTTCTCTATAGGATCTGTAACTCTGACTgaataacttttttttattcacagaaatATAGAATAATGTAGAAAGTTAAATTCAGCTGACATTAGTAGAATTTCACGGCTGTTTCATTGGGTTCACTACATACAGACTCATGTTTGTAGTGTCTTCTGAAGATGCCTTGTGGGCTAAGAAAGTAGGATTTCATGTAATATGAGATTTGATCAGCTGGATAATACTTCACATAATTCTTTATCCATATTTCACATATTTACTTTATCTGCTGTTTTACTCAGACCACACCTAGAAATCATATTGCAGGTGTGTAACTCATATTTTTTGAAAGGATATTGTATGAGATTCAGCTTCCAATCTTGAGAACACATAATTTTTTGCAAAGTTAGTAATTAAAATAGTAACTAGGAATAAGACTCTGTTCAAAGTTAGCAGATGATTCTGGACGTTCCCTCATTGGCTAAGCTGTGGAAGTAAAAGGGTCAATAGTGAACTCAAACATTTATTAGACTTTATGACTAGAATGCTATCATTTTTTATACAATCAGCTTCAGTATTGTAGACCTTAGTGACTGCTTCAGGAAAGCATGCTTGGAATTGACACTAATGACACTGGCAAGAACAGATATTGAAATACATTTCGAAATACTTTCTATTGTTGTTTTAAAGGATCTACTCCTGTTTTGAAACAGCAGAGGACTCAGCCTCCGCAAGTAAATTGGCCTTTTTAGCATATACCCGAGGGTTGAGTGAATTTTAGAGAAAAGGTTCTTAATGAAATGGTGCTAATAAAAAAGTGATATAAATCAGAACTGATACTGAGTCCTTATACGACTGCACCAACAAAAAAGAGCTATATTCAATAACTCCTCAACTTAATCTCCTTACTCTGAAACAGAAacactaaaaaaccccaaacacaaacagagTATTAAAATCAGTAAAGCAACTCATACACCTCCATGTTCAGCATAATCTAAGGTTTGCTATTGATCCAATGTTATGTATATTTTTAGTGTATTTAACCCTGTGTTATTCAAAACTGAGGATAAGATACTGCCTCTGACTGTAAGTGAATGTTTTGGTTCTTCAGCTCTGAATTGGTGAAAAAAACAGCAGtttcatataaataatttaaagtaaCTAAGAATTACATGCAAACTactaacaaaaagaaaatcttttatgTACCCTCCTACATCTCTTAAACCATTGCAGTATTAGATTATACATTATTGTTTGGGGAGAAATGACAGAAAGTTGGTTGTGGAGTGGTTGCTTTCTAAGTTTAAGAAGGGGGTGCTTTGAAACAAAGCAAGCAATTACATCTCACCTCATTTTTATGCATGCTGTTGAATATGGAATAACAGAGATCCAAAACAGTGCTCgagatctgaaaaaaaaaccaacaatacTTTAATACATTTACTGGGAGAACACGGTGTACATGGTTTGATTAAAAACAGGCTTGATTCTGATCCCAGATCAATTTAGATTGAGCACAGTTCACCAAAAACACTCAGAGCAGGGCAAAACTTACTGATGCTATTATGAGATGAAAAATTGCTGTTTTATTTGAGGAGAATACGCACAATACAACTGCTGTCAATACAGTCTGGTGCTATAAAGAGATCAAAATCAGCCTcttatatttaaaatgcattttctatgCTAACAGTTCTAGGGGTAGCTTTGGTTTTTGGCATGTTTAATCTATGCTGATTTTTAACTACAAGCCTTTTGGTCAATCAGTACTATAGTCTTTAATCATATACTGAAATACACTGTCCTATACTCATTGTCACTGGACAGGGATTTGCTTATGCATGCAATCACATTAGATGAGAACTACAGGTTCAAACAAAGTGAGGTGTAAGACACCTGAGAAACAGGCTCTGGAAACTATTTTCTACAAGTTTTGGTTCACAAAACTGtaacatttcagaaagaaaaaaaatcagaacaaaatattcagaatttccAAGTACTTCCCGatcctgcaaatatttttctccctgctttgaAAATGACCCTTGGGCTCATTAAATGCAATGCAGCTGATCTTCCACTTTGAAGTGCTTGTAAGCCTTGGGCAGCAGAAATTATCTGTGAAAACTTCcccttgctctgctctcctctgagcACCTCAGAAAAACACCATCCTCTCACAAAGCACCAAGCCAGGACCAAACAGGACCTTTAAATCTTGCAGGAACTGTCTGGCACT is drawn from Zonotrichia leucophrys gambelii isolate GWCS_2022_RI chromosome 1, RI_Zleu_2.0, whole genome shotgun sequence and contains these coding sequences:
- the NMS gene encoding neuromedin-S isoform X1, which produces MPPPPALPWLLAACCLCALPRGSGFPQPFSRHRDAVELPPNQQLALCFSQWMEMSDQPQISSTVLDLCYSIFNSMHKNEESQIASANLAKKDSHGTLGRPFFLFRPRNGRTIEGSEYRGM